In Capsicum annuum cultivar UCD-10X-F1 chromosome 8, UCD10Xv1.1, whole genome shotgun sequence, the genomic window TTGTTCATTCATGTCTCTTTTACCTTGTCTTCTTTTTTCCGTCCCAGTAGACCGGTATAATGGAAGCTCATTGAAAATGTACTTGCGCTGCCACCACTCTCTGCCACAGAGGAAATGTTGATTTATGTCAACTCCTCCACTTCTTTCCATTCCCTTTTTGAATAGGTCTTCTCAAGCTAGTTTTCCACGATGAACCCTTAGTTCTGTATGATAATTTGCAACAATTGCCATGCTATCATGAGCAATCACATATTCCCTTGGATAAGTATGCTTCAAGTTTAATTTCAGTATCCACATCATATCTTGAACCAAATTGTTCCAAGCACAATTTCCAACAATAAAACCAATGAACGTTGTAATCTCATCTTTCTCCTTTAGAATACCTTTTCATAGTGTTAGTTGCTTCATTTGACCACCGCCATTTTTAGATGTCCTGTGTCCAGCAGACATCACCTTTTCTTTTTAACTaactttattcaaaaaaaaaataaaaaaatctttcaCCTTTCTCTGTATAACACCACCTTATATGCAAATCACCTTATTCATTTTCACGTCAAGGCCATATATGTACACATCCTGATCTCCTTCTTATTTTATCCCGTTCCATCAAATGATATATCTACTCTGTCCTCTTCCTCCAATAAAACCTTCAGGAAATTCTAGCTGAACAGTAGATTTCAACAGCAGTCTCTTCTCTCTTTAGACAAGTATGGTATCTTCCACCCGCTTAACATCCGTTCTAAATTTTCAATcacctcaacaacaacaacaacaaacccagtgtattcccactttgtggggtctggggggggtaagatgtacgcagtccatacctctacctctgatgaagtagaaaggctgtttccgaaagacccccggctcaagttacgagatatcaaacaaacacatagtacagcacagaagcagatgacataacatagatactgcagccataaggaatataaaacagagtaaagcaggaatgcaggaatataaagcagaggaaagcacacagattcgtaacaaacatagaacacggaacacggaacagaacattgaatacggaatcataccaggaatacacccccaccaattacctccctacattagcgacccgaacaggccctaatcctctgccgtaattcgcgtcttccagaccttcctatctagggtcatgtcctcggtaagctgtaactgttccatgtcccgcctaatcacaaATTTTCAATCACCTATTGCAATATATTGACAATATGCAGTTAATTTGAAAAAACAAATCCCGCGAAGGATTGTTCATGGAACTACTCTCGAGATTCTTTGGACCATATTTAAATCCTTTCccatagatttttttattttctccgaGTTCAATATAGTAATATAAGGCCGTGATGGAGTTGCATTCCAAATATGAAGACTTGAGAAGTTATGCTTCCTATTGGTGCGACATAAGTAGCAGAGAAACAAACAACAAACATGAGAGTCATGTATTATAGTAATAGTAAGACAgttttgaaaatatgggtgtTGACACAAGTGAGACAGGATCTTATAGTTTTGAAGTATATTAGATGATATAGGACATAAACTAGTGAAAGACTATGTTGCTCTGATCCTTAAAATTGCTGCCCGGTGCGTGTGTTCCTTCAAAAGATGTgtcttttggagaatccgacttGGTGCGAGGACATCTTTGGAGGATCCAAGCAATAGAGAAAAAAGAATATTGTTAAGTACTAGAAGGGATACAAAAAGAAACGTAAAACGATTCCACTATATAAATCTTAGTAAAGCATCCAAATCGCACCAAATACCAAGCATAACATATAGCAAAATACAAGGCTTTGTTTCTTGGCTATGTtcaatagccaaaaaaaaaaaaaaaactgtttcTCTTGCGAATTGGTAGTCAAATGCATCTTCTCGGAAACCGTCTATGGTCTACATTGATTAATATAGTGTCTAGTTAATTAAGTTAAGGGACAAAGAAAAAAGATTTCTTACCTGTACAGTTATGGTTGTATGCTGATTAGCATTGATTTCTTTAGTTGCAGTACACATGGTTACACCAATATTCTACCTTTGAAACAAAATGCTTTGAAACAAAATGCCAACTTTAAATAATTCACCACTCATTTGGTTTCTTTAGGTGCTGGGTATAATGTTTGATCCAAAATCTTCCTATATCTTTGTTAGactaaagaagatgaagaaattatgTGACACAAGGTGACATTTTCTTCTGAATGAACTCTTTTTGACAGcataactctttttctttttctgataTTGGACTATCTAGACTCTGCTTCACAAACACTATTTGAGACACGAAAATGAAGTGTGTAAATGTGAAACTTTCTTCTGATTTATGCAATAGCTCTTACCTGATTCACAAGTAATGTGGCATGTTTCTGAAGTTGGATCACAAGATTCACAACCAGACCTTCTTATCTGATGTGCAGGTACTTGTACAGAGGTTTGTCTACTGGAGACCGCCCAACATGTGACCAATGCCTAAAGATCCATGAGAAACTAACGGAAAAAGCTGGTTTGGGATGCATACTGCGTTGTCTTGCTGACACTCTGAATACTGTGTGACCGATACCTGTTTATTAAAGATGGAAGAACACAATACTGTAGCAATTTATGTGGGGTGGGGGGAGAAAGTCATCACTACTGATGAATTTTTACGTAGGAAGTGCACTTGTATATCGTCTTTGCAGCTCTATTGAAGTTGAGATTCAGTTTAGCTTATTTTCGAAGGGCTGCTTCCGGTCTTTAAATATATGAACTTCACCAAGACAGATAAAGATTTATGCTACTCTTTTTGTTTCATATTTCTGTTGTTGTTTATGTGGCTATCATATCAAGGAGATGTTGCTCCAAAGAGCTGTCTATTACCAAAAATTGACTTTTATAAACTGCATCAAAAGTTCTATTGTAGAAACTTTGCTGCTGTTTGAGATCATGTGAACCCCACAACCCAAACCAGAAGATTGCAACTTATTACCTTCTATGGATGCCTGTTATTACCAGGCAAAAAATCAGGTGCATTTTGTGACTACCACAGGATATCAAGGAGGGTGCTTGCATCTAAGGGTATGATCTAGCTATCGATGAGAAGGTGAAAACCATAAAGATCATCATTCAAACCCCAACAAAGACGAAATAACCAAGTAATTTCTTCATATTTGCCTATAAAACTAAGTAATTTCATCACATTTGCCTAAATCTTGATGGACAAATAATATGGTACATACTTGGCAGGATTATGTACAAGTTGATGGAAACACcacaattattaaaaataagtaCAGTTCTGCAATTATCAAAACATAAATCAATACTTGAGATGAGGGACTCAACACCCCACAACAAAGGTAGTGTTCCAATCATCCCATCTTGCTACTTTAAAAATAAAGGCActtatttcatgaaaaaaaaataagaactttGCTAGAACATCCAATCTCAAATGCTAGTCAAATACTTTTAGGGGCAAAAGTAGATAATAGTACATGGCAATCATTCCACCAGAGCCCAAGAGGAGCCCATTGATTCTTTAAAAAAAGTTTGGAATGGATGATTCATGCAAAAGGTAGGGggagatatatataaaaatggtTAGTGCAACATAATTATGTCTTCCCATTAAAGTAACCATTTTCCTACACAAATGAAATGAACAAATCAAACAACTGTTCCTTTCAAACCCAACACATCACATCCCACTTTTTGAACATTAATCATTCACCAACTAAAGGAGaacccaaacaaaaataaaactaactcAGATTCTCTTGTAATCATCTCATTCATCTTAATTTCTCTATAAACACTTGCTCTCCCTAGTCCCTAGTCCCTACCCCCTATCATAGGACCACTTTTCAGTTTTCACTACCCTTTGTCTATCTGTTTAGCTCAAAAAAGAGTTCAACAATCTAGTCCAAAATTACTTCTTCACCCTccaaacaagagaaaaattacACTTGGGACCGTTGTTGCACGCCGAGTGTCTTAGGGGCGAGTATTGCAGCCCATGGTTTGTTGAGGGGCACTGGCGCTTGGTGGAGGGCGCCTTCCGGGTGATGGTGTGAGCGAGAGGCACTTGGTCGGTTGACTGAAGAAGAGGCCGCGGAGGATGAGGATGATGATACAGCTACGCGCTCGCACTGAGGACACATGGTGAGGGTCGTAGGAGGGCTCATGTTCATGTACAATTGTGGAGAAAGCTTCAATGCTCTAAGCTCAACAACTTCTTTCTGCAAACGTCTGTTTTCCGCCGTCAGATTTTCGCAGCAACGCTTCAAGTACTCACAATCAACCTCTGTTTGCTTCAACTTGGTCCTGCAGCATTTAGACGTTATCGATGAACTAGTTCAATACTAAGAACCTTAAATGTCAAGTTTATTCAAAAGTACAATAATCTAATGCCAAAGAACCTTAAAAATTACACACGTTAAGTTTAAATACTGAAATCATCTCTAATCTAAACAAGGAATAGCAACACAACCTACCCTATATCTCAAATGTTTGATTTCGATCCTCCATTTAAAACCGCCACACCAGCATTAAGTTAAATTgtgaaattaaattaataaaagttaTGTGCCAATAATATAAAGTTTGCTATTTTTACAAGACAATAgaatatatttatcatttatgTTACTTTGACCAAAGCAAAATGGGATAAATCTTTTATAATTGCAAGTATAGATAGATTGCTAGACAATCTATATTAAAATTCTAAAGTGAGAAATATAATCCATGCACACGTGTACAATCCGACAGGACATTACTTAGATTATCATTATTAAAACTTTATAATAGGAGTATCGAACAATACACGTGTGTCCTTAGTACGTAACAGACTAACAAAGAAGATGCATGCTACAAACGTGAAACattattccaatgccaaaaatGCCCTTCAATATGTAAACAAATAACACACCTTGCCCTCCTGTTCTGAAACCACACCTCCACTTGTCTTGGCCTCAGATTCAGCTGTGTCGCCAGAGCCAATTTTTGTttctgaaaaaagaaagaaaaaaagatacaAAACTTATTACACCTTCACATTTACtcctttcattttaatttatttatccgATTTTAACATACgaaattctttaaaaattttaatattatgcTTTTGAACTAAAGATAAAcgaaatgtatcaaaataatcatgttatgatcttaaatataaacatataaaaagataattcgGTACACTAAAACTCCATATGTAATCTATGAAAATTGTCACAAAAAAAGAGAGATGTTTTGGTAACGGAATAAAATATGTAAGAATAATTGAATTGAAACGGAGCAAgtataaaattagaatttttttgagaaattaaaagtttaaaaaaaatatatagggtGAGAAGTGAAGTGAGACattttcaccaaaaaaattgTTCCAGACAAAAGATTCACAAAAGAACTTACAACAATTACTAATATTAAACACGATTAAACAAACGTCTTCTTcaataaattttcatttattttttttaaaaagaaagaaagtaccCATTTTTCCAAAATTACCCTTGAGATGCAAAGTTATTTACCAAAACTACCACTCACCGGATTAAGAGTGTTATGTTCCTTGAATGTCTCTTCAAGAACTGCAGCTTGTTCCTTAGACAACCGGAGTTTCTTCCTTGCCGCCGCATCGCCGCCGTCATCCTCCAGTGAGCTGGTGGTTCTCTCCCCTTCATCATGACTCCTCTTACCACTCACACTTGAAACAGTACTGTTTGGTGATGAAACCATTATCACttgattttcttcttcatcatcatcatcttgttCATTATCACATTCTACAATCATCCTGGCTGGCTCATTCATGTCTATTTCCCCTCTTACCCTTCCTCTTTCCTCATCATTTCTccctaccaaaaaaaaaaacatgctaAGAAAATCATTTGGGTGGCTTTTTTTCCCTAAAATGTGTGTGAACAACTCGAAGAGAAGTCTTGGCGTAATTGATAAATTTGTTGTTACGTGATCAGGAGTTGACGAGCTCAAACAGGGGAAACAATCTCTTGTACAAACACATGGTAAGACTTTCTTGGACTTCGTGCATGACGAAAGCTTAGTGCATCGGTGTGCTTTTTATGTGTGTGAAAAAACTAccaaaaattttaactttttctgaAATTTGGACCGATAACTTTTAGAAGTTACAATGGGTTCAGTTCTAAAAGCTTTGAAAATTGGAGCAATGAAATAAAAACAGAAGAAAAAGTTTGAAGCTTTATGAATTATACCTGAAGAACTTTGATGATGGTGCATGAAAGGCAAGAGATTCAAGGCtaaaggaggaggaggaggaggagttgATGATGATAAAGTGATATAATTCTTGAGTTTATTTTGCTGAGGGCAACTCATAATTCCTAAGCTTAGACTCAAACCCAAACCATCTTCTTTTTCACCACTCATCTTTTTCCTCTCTGAAGAACCACAAACAAGTTTacctttttcttttcacttttggaatccaaaagtaaaaaaaaatggggTTTTTCTTGCTCTGGGGTTTGAGCAAGGGGTGGGGGGGACAGAAAGAAGAGAAATGGGGTGTTCTCTTTTGTAGCAGAAGAGTTGCAGCCTTTTTCCTTTGGCTATAGTGCCATACAGTTTGTAGGATAGGTCAGAAAGATTCAGTACCtatcaatatatatacacaaatatttaCATAAGGTTTTACTATTATTACTCCATTACTATTTATGAAGCACAAGAATTTTGTATATAATGTTGGGATATAAAGTCATttaagagaaaattaaaaataataatgacatattaaacatttttatttttaataataaatttatttagaatTAAATAACATGGAGTGAAAGGGATGTGTGAGTATAGGGAGAAGAAGGCAAATAGATGTTCAATGATGACTTATGTCAGTGGCTATTGGCTCAATGATGATGATAGGGATTGGCTTTGATTTtccttgtttctttctttcttggtgTTTGTCTGGGAAGTGCTAAATAATCGTAATTTTTTTTGCTTAAATTTGATGTGAAAAgatttattgagtttttttttaaataaatttttatatacgataaaaatatcaaaagattaACTAATTTATAATGTAAATCTAACCTCTTTTTATTATGGTCAAATTATAATCAAAAAATTATGGCTAAAAGACTCACAAGCTATGTAAGTCTTTTCATAATTGTGATCAAATTTGAATCaaaaaattatgatcatttaGCACTTTTCCGTTTCTATATATTTATTACACCCCTCTTTGCTTACTTCAATTTGGAGAGtttaataaaagtaaaaaacTTTTAGAATTTGagagtataaaataaaaatatattaaagtgtGTCAAAACATTCATTATTGCGAGTTAAATAATATATTGTAAAAGGAAAACTTAACATCAAAGAGTTgttaaaaaaatcaagattttcctttaaaaaaaaaaattaaaataaaagcagAACAAACAAATTAACACGAAGGAGTGTAGGCTATACTTAACCATGGTTAAATGTTTAAATTCAACTATGGTGAACGAATAAAGGTGAGTACGTGTTA contains:
- the LOC107845040 gene encoding homeobox-leucine zipper protein HAT3 gives rise to the protein MSGEKEDGLGLSLSLGIMSCPQQNKLKNYITLSSSTPPPPPPLALNLLPFMHHHQSSSGRNDEERGRVRGEIDMNEPARMIVECDNEQDDDDEEENQVIMVSSPNSTVSSVSGKRSHDEGERTTSSLEDDGGDAAARKKLRLSKEQAAVLEETFKEHNTLNPKQKLALATQLNLRPRQVEVWFQNRRARTKLKQTEVDCEYLKRCCENLTAENRRLQKEVVELRALKLSPQLYMNMSPPTTLTMCPQCERVAVSSSSSSAASSSVNRPSASRSHHHPEGALHQAPVPLNKPWAAILAPKTLGVQQRSQV